A portion of the Deltaproteobacteria bacterium genome contains these proteins:
- a CDS encoding threonylcarbamoyl-AMP synthase encodes MAKPDSSANSEISIAADWLVRGRTVAMPTETVYGLAASVDSTLGIESIFRIKRRPSFDPLIVHIHDLSQIATLASSWPETAKLLAEKFWPGPLTIVVPKHPRLNPMITSGLDSVGIRIPRHPVALALLKAVGIPLAAPSANLFGKTSPTSADHVRTEFPEAISNQEILVLDGGDSEVGVESTVVRCDSDSITILRPGGVTRFELEQAIARSIRPEVKVEVARESNKNQSPGHAEHHYMPAQPLTVFWGTAEEISEHKQTLTGYTELTLPADSVLAARRLYAALREADTMTSTNGLILFRNVSAGFHLNGNNPDLWDAIDDRLRRAARRHLGKIPW; translated from the coding sequence ATGGCGAAACCAGATAGTTCTGCAAATTCTGAAATCTCAATTGCGGCGGACTGGCTAGTTCGAGGTCGGACGGTTGCGATGCCGACCGAAACCGTTTACGGCCTAGCTGCGTCTGTCGACAGCACGCTCGGAATTGAGAGTATATTTAGGATCAAACGTCGTCCTAGCTTTGACCCACTGATTGTTCATATACATGACCTTAGCCAAATCGCGACTCTTGCTTCTTCCTGGCCTGAAACGGCAAAACTGCTTGCAGAAAAGTTTTGGCCGGGACCTTTGACCATTGTTGTACCGAAACATCCAAGATTGAACCCCATGATCACGTCGGGCTTAGATTCGGTCGGCATCCGCATACCTAGACATCCGGTCGCGCTCGCCCTATTGAAAGCAGTTGGAATTCCTCTGGCCGCACCCAGCGCCAATCTTTTTGGAAAAACGTCTCCCACCTCGGCTGATCACGTGCGTACCGAATTCCCTGAGGCAATTTCCAACCAAGAGATTCTGGTTCTTGATGGTGGAGATTCGGAGGTCGGCGTCGAGTCGACAGTCGTCAGGTGCGATTCCGATTCAATTACGATTTTGCGACCAGGAGGCGTCACGCGGTTTGAACTAGAACAGGCAATCGCCAGGAGCATCCGACCGGAAGTTAAAGTTGAAGTCGCGAGAGAGTCGAACAAAAATCAAAGCCCCGGGCACGCCGAGCACCACTATATGCCGGCTCAGCCTTTAACTGTTTTCTGGGGAACGGCCGAAGAAATTAGCGAACACAAACAAACGCTAACCGGTTACACAGAGCTAACGCTTCCTGCTGATAGCGTGCTCGCCGCTCGCAGGCTTTATGCTGCACTTCGCGAGGCAGACACCATGACGTCGACCAATGGTTTAATTCTTTTCCGAAACGTCTCTGCTGGGTTTCATTTGAACGGCAATAATCCGGACCTATGGGACGCTATCGATGATCGACTCAGACGAGCTGCGCGCCGCCACTTGGGGAAGATTCCTTGGTAG
- a CDS encoding LON peptidase substrate-binding domain-containing protein, with translation MRMLNEGNSESELVQVSVFPLTRMTFFPGTTKPLNIFEARYIEMVEEALRTGGLIALAYSEPSAIKSQGVGVLGHLRSVAGVGKVQLVDRRPDGTMLILLVAAGKVRFERILHEDDPSQVKPYLRAEARWVKEDLHLSDPYLFLFHRLQKDLGRWLISHVASAEDREKFIAQLETPEQKVNAISSLMVLDSEVQQTLLECDRLEDRCVQLAMAIEGESPAQ, from the coding sequence TTGCGTATGTTGAATGAAGGAAACTCGGAAAGCGAACTGGTTCAAGTGTCAGTGTTCCCGCTGACGCGAATGACATTTTTTCCAGGAACTACTAAGCCGCTAAATATATTCGAAGCGCGCTACATTGAAATGGTGGAAGAAGCCTTGCGGACCGGGGGTTTGATTGCTTTAGCTTATTCCGAGCCATCTGCGATTAAATCCCAGGGTGTCGGTGTTCTTGGACATCTGCGTTCTGTTGCGGGAGTTGGAAAGGTGCAGCTCGTAGATCGTCGGCCTGATGGCACGATGTTAATCCTTTTAGTTGCGGCAGGAAAAGTGAGGTTCGAAAGAATTCTACATGAGGATGATCCGAGTCAGGTCAAACCTTATCTGCGCGCCGAGGCACGCTGGGTTAAAGAAGACCTTCACCTTTCTGATCCCTACCTATTTCTATTTCACCGCTTACAAAAAGATCTCGGTCGGTGGCTGATCTCTCACGTGGCCAGTGCAGAGGATCGGGAAAAGTTCATTGCTCAGCTGGAAACCCCTGAACAGAAGGTCAACGCAATTTCGTCGCTGATGGTTTTGGACTCTGAAGTTCAACAAACCCTATTAGAGTGCGATCGACTTGAAGATCGCTGCGTGCAACTTGCCATGGCCATCGAAGGCGAATCTCCCGCGCAGTGA